The Vibrio tubiashii ATCC 19109 genome has a segment encoding these proteins:
- a CDS encoding restriction system-associated AAA family ATPase: MKLIRLKITDPTGFRSLQTGFEHVFRSEWTLQDESSDLPQFSEKGFAPFVCAGPNGSGKSNLLEALAAIFYHLECMYLDNLPQTFGYDEETNDTGFRSDIANPDGFEIEYLMPIGSSDFRINAHVLITKKSGESPKVQWLNREQLYKDHNPLSPDEIKLLLPDFVLGYSSGENEVLSLPFFKMRFIQFDEYWSALRDQLPYSGSPETRMAYMDNSYSQAILLCNLLYDEVGARELFEFDMGLGALHEFRIVIKRRIDISLEQANLFGLKHPALAVDEEHNRYTLNLVDLLEADEDSSDRFDPMITRLKRCATCFFVDEETDTLYLDYCVNSATREAFAENFSFEVNKSPIELFQAFQVLLSLNLYTVSNQIKSDLYKSDSLYVNETVPTLASDQRIMRFKNFWFNKEGIQEPVLLKSLSDGEHQLLHSLGLCLLFKDTNSLFLLDEPETHFNPAWRSNFISRLRSCFPEKNKEQASHEMLITTHTPFLISDSERHKVMVFEKDPESNQVTIQHPKYKTLGASINKITIETFGKHETIGGYAQKLLDDFKEEFKKEGVNIDSLLKRIDNRLGDSVEKLLLMKTIMDSLKEQD; encoded by the coding sequence ATGAAATTAATTCGCCTTAAGATAACAGACCCAACGGGCTTTCGCAGTTTACAAACGGGGTTTGAGCATGTTTTTCGTTCGGAATGGACGCTACAAGATGAATCCTCTGACTTACCTCAGTTTAGTGAAAAAGGCTTCGCACCTTTTGTTTGTGCGGGACCCAATGGTAGTGGTAAGTCTAATCTTCTAGAAGCTTTAGCTGCAATATTCTATCACTTGGAATGCATGTATTTAGATAACCTTCCGCAGACATTTGGGTATGATGAAGAGACTAATGATACTGGTTTTAGAAGTGACATAGCTAATCCTGATGGCTTTGAAATTGAGTACTTGATGCCGATTGGAAGTAGTGATTTTCGAATAAATGCGCATGTATTAATCACGAAGAAATCAGGTGAATCGCCAAAAGTGCAATGGTTAAACCGTGAACAACTGTATAAAGACCATAATCCACTATCACCAGATGAAATTAAGCTGTTACTTCCAGACTTTGTATTAGGTTATTCCTCTGGTGAAAACGAAGTACTGAGTTTACCTTTTTTCAAGATGAGGTTTATTCAATTTGATGAGTATTGGAGTGCATTAAGAGATCAGCTTCCTTATTCTGGCAGTCCAGAAACACGCATGGCTTATATGGACAATTCGTATAGCCAAGCGATTCTGCTTTGTAATTTGCTATATGATGAAGTAGGAGCGAGAGAGCTTTTTGAGTTTGATATGGGGTTAGGTGCATTGCATGAGTTTCGTATTGTCATCAAACGTCGTATTGATATTAGCTTGGAGCAAGCTAACTTGTTTGGACTGAAACATCCTGCTCTGGCTGTCGATGAGGAACACAATAGGTACACACTAAACCTTGTTGATTTGTTAGAAGCAGATGAAGACTCTTCAGATAGATTTGATCCTATGATCACTAGATTAAAGCGATGTGCTACTTGTTTCTTTGTAGATGAAGAAACAGATACGTTATATCTGGACTATTGTGTCAATAGTGCGACCAGAGAGGCTTTTGCTGAAAATTTCAGTTTTGAAGTTAACAAATCACCTATCGAATTGTTTCAAGCTTTTCAGGTCTTGTTGTCATTGAACTTGTATACGGTTAGCAATCAAATTAAATCTGATTTATATAAATCAGATAGTTTATACGTTAATGAAACAGTACCCACGTTAGCTTCTGATCAACGAATCATGCGTTTTAAGAACTTTTGGTTTAACAAAGAAGGTATACAAGAGCCAGTTTTGCTTAAATCTTTGTCTGATGGGGAACATCAGCTATTACATAGCCTTGGGCTGTGCCTGCTATTCAAGGACACTAATAGTTTATTTCTATTAGATGAACCTGAGACACATTTCAATCCTGCATGGCGATCTAACTTTATTAGTCGGTTAAGGTCATGCTTTCCAGAAAAGAATAAAGAGCAAGCGAGCCATGAGATGTTAATTACGACGCACACACCGTTTTTAATTTCTGATAGCGAGCGTCATAAGGTTATGGTTTTTGAGAAAGATCCTGAAAGTAATCAGGTCACTATCCAGCATCCTAAATATAAAACCTTAGGAGCATCAATAAACAAAATAACCATCGAAACGTTTGGAAAGCACGAGACGATCGGCGGCTATGCACAAAAATTATTGGATGATTTCAAAGAAGAATTTAAAAAAGAAGGGGTTAATATTGATAGCTTGTTAAAGCGTATTGATAATAGACTCGGCGATTCTGTTGAAAAGCTCTTACTCATGAAAACGATTATGGACAGTTTAAAGGAGCAGGACTGA